Below is a genomic region from Schistocerca americana isolate TAMUIC-IGC-003095 chromosome 1, iqSchAmer2.1, whole genome shotgun sequence.
TCATTACGCACttcaaaatttattatttacaaCTGTACTAATATGTAACAATTATGACAGACCTCAGACACCTGCTGAAAATGTGTGTTGTGCAGCTCTTGGACACAAGTCTGCGACTGATTTCCTTCACAATATCTTGAAGTTGCatttaaaataactttaaaatgaaCTATGTTAGTATCATACAAGTGTATTAAGCTAAATGCAAAACCTACACATTTTAATTATCACAAAGTATGAACTGCATCTCAAGACATAATATTGTTCAATTTTATTCGTAAAATACAACCACTCCAGAACTATCCAGATTGACCTATGCAGCAgaacgcgcgcgcgcacgcacacacacacacacacacacacacacacacacacacacacacacacacagccatgataAATAAGGTAGTTTCACAACAGAGGACAAAAACACAAAAGTAATCAATGAATGAAGTGGTAGAAGTAAAGTGCAATCACTGTGACTAAAGGGACACATAACTCTTATTGGCTAATGCAATCAATGAAAACTGTGGTAGGTATTCATTAATTATTCCTTTCACCATAGCAGTGACTGCTGTTACAACGAagttctaggaagagtatatctaatgtcagaacaaatttttaaaatgtatttctcACTCACTGCTATTTCCACATTCAACCTCAGCTACTCACAAATTTAAGATCTGAATTCTTACTTTAGAGTTCtggaattaaatttgttttaaaattattagCTGTAGAGCCTATGTTCTTACAAGTACAGTTCTATCACAAGCATCTAGagtgaaaatataaaattttagataATTAAAAACACACAACTGAAGTCACACAAAAATGTTCCAACCGTTCATTTCAAACATTCTACCACATTCAAAAAGAACCAATTTCATGAATGTTTACAATATTATATTACAATCTGGGCTTAATTCAAAACTTAACAGAAATATGCATTTTTAAATTAGAATTAGGGACTTCACACAGACAGATTACTGATAAAGGATACTCTTAGAGAATAAAATTTAAAGTGAATCCTTTAAAAAGAGCACACGAGAATAAATCCAATAGTTAAAAAAATGTGCTCTTAATAGTTCATGTCATATTGTGATGTGCTACAAATATATGTACATGTCCACAACTTCCCAAGTGTAAGAAAAAATTCCTTTTCCCACATAACAGAAAACCTGGACTGCAAAGCATGAGAATTTAATGGTGCTGTTCCACACAAGTGCGAAGTGTCAACTGTCACAACACAAAAACATGCAAAACACTGAAATAAACCCCATTCTACAAGAGAAATATTGTGACGTGGAAGCAGAATTTATAAACTCATAAATAAAAATTCTACTTACCATGGAACCGTTAACACTCAATTCCTGTTAACCAACACCACTCCATTTCTTTACACACTCTTGTTAATTTACATTATAATGTCAAAACATTCCCTGAGACAGAACTTACAAATACTCCTAATAaaggtatttttgttttgttttaagaggATAAAGGAAAAGATAaacctttatttatttaattttatttcatcccAGTACAGACGCATGTATTAAAAACAGTTTACACAGAACGGCAAAATAATATTctgaaattaaatattaaataacCCTTGTCAATCTGCAATTGTGGTAGTCTCCTTACAGTTTTTATGTTTACACatacaaaaaagttttttttgtggGACAACAAAACACAAAGTCGCTTTCTGAATCGCATGGTTTTATCGCACAGACAGGACACTACTACATTTAAAATTGCAGTACTCGAAAGGAATATCTATGGTTCCTACACTTAAAGTTTCGCACGTAAAATTCACGAAAACATAAAGGTAATCACTACGAATATGACTTTAAAAAAGGTACAGAACGATTCAATCTTCATAGACTTTCACAATTTAGTGAAACGAACGTGAAATATTTACATGGTTTCGTGAGAAATAACTCCCTACGTCCTGTTCAGTTTCAAACTGACGATAACTGTGTAAGCTACCCGTTTACCCCTGAAGTACACACCTACGATGTATCAGATTTTGAACGCCACAGCTACAGCTTGCATCCGAAGACTTAAATTAATTGCACTCATTGCTTGGTTTAGTCATTTTCTATTAAGCATAAGTCCTACGCTAAATTATACGAATGAAAGCGAAGTTGCAAAAAGGGGTGTCGTCTCCGTACGCCTGTCGTGAATTGTATCGCTGCCACCATCCGAGCGCCGTCCGCACTTCTCGCTGTTTTATCGCAACAGCAACACGACGTACACATTCGCCTGATATTCGGGAGCATCTAGTATCGGCGTGGCGGCGGCAAGTCACGATCGAGAGGTGACGGTGCAGGGTAGCTACGACACAACAAGAAGACGCAAACCTGTTACTGCAATTACATATCTCGCTTGTAACCTTTTTTCACAGGCTACGGTACACACGTTCATGTACCATGACAGCATGTGAAGGGGCAAGTGTGTCACTCATATGTTTACATATATATAATTCAGAGCATTTTATACATACACaatttctcaaaaataaaattacattaacaATAAGGTCCACCTGAAATGTTCTGTCTAACAATCCAGGCACTGCCCAGCACTTAAGTATCACAGTAATTTTGATGCTCTTTGCTTCAAACCATTCTTAAGTTCTGCACTAGACTGAAAGAGGAATGGAAGCAGTAATTTACTTCTGTATCACAAACCCAACTCGCTGAAATAGTTTACCTAACATTAGTTTTAGAAAAAATGTAATGCTAGTTATTGTGTGCAAATTGGTAACTACTTCATGTTGCTGACTGTTTTAATGTGGCTAACACTTAAATGAATCAAGTCTGTTTTGCCCTTTGTCACTGAAAAATCTTTTCCGCATTTAGCTACTTCTCTACCTTATTTTGTCAGGGCAAATGAACTATTACtgtttttgttatttcttcacttttATTCCATTAGCTTCAAAAATATATTTTAGGGAAGTGTTTTCACATTGACTGCAATAATACGCACACCTTGAAAGCTACATTCACGACAAATGCATATCTTATTTTTAACCTTATGTCAACATACTTTTTTTATGGGTTACATCGTTAGCTGTTATTCTGCCATTGCCAGGGGAGTTGTCTGAGAAAATtctctccaaataataataataaaattaatcatttcccGAATGAATAGCCAAATACTAAACAAATAATATATTAATTGGTTATAGTTCAAAGCCCAAAGCTAATCACCAAGTATCAACTCACCTGAAAAATTCTTGGAAAGGGAGAAATCTTTCTCTCAAATATAATGCAATATTTGCAACAATTTGTTACAAAATAACTTTACTCCGTTTCAAATCATTGGCATTTCTAGTATCATGAAGACAGCGTGCCCTTTTTTCTTTACTTAATCAAATgtactgaagtgaaatgaaatgatcaatggAGAAAATCAATGATGATGCAAGAAATGAAATGATACCAGTGCAAACTATTCAGATGTAATGAACCTGAAACTTAATATGTAGTGGCAAGAGAAAACTTGGGCACACCAAGACACTGTATGACTATAATTCAACAAACATATTCCTTGTGGCAGTGTAATCCATGGTGCCCAATAGACTTGGTTCTCAACGGCTTTATTCCTACATATACTATAAGAACCTCTGGTAGATGTCTTCAGAAAACACAGGTGGAAAAATTAAGTGACACTGAAAGTGAGTTAATCCTGAAGCCTTGCTCAGATACCTAATGCACACTATTAAAACACTATCCCATAAGTTGAAGGTACCTCCTGGCAACCCTTAACCTCCAGGCAGGTGTACCTAGTATGGGGGATCAGCCAGGTGGGCCTATTGCAGACTTTCTGCACATGTGACAGCCTCTTGATCATCCGTCTATGAGCGCTATGCCAGTGCAGTACAGTCACATAGGCTACAGCCCAGCAACCCAATTGCCCATTCCTGCCCACCTATGCCTGTGAGCATCCAGCTGCCTGCCACTAGGCAGTCAAGCTCAAATAACTTGGCCTAATAGTTACAGCTACAGCTTGTGAAAGGCAGGAAATCTGGATTTGGGTTCCAGTCTTGCACAAATTctgaataataatattaataaatttctttttataaGAGAAACATAGCAAGCAACTTTATCTTTTTATAGAGTAGTTTTACAGGAAATGCCTACAACTATTCCATACATTATTCAGAAGAAAAGGAACACCTGCAATTATAAAATTCACTTACAACTAAAGCTCCCAAAATTTAAAATTGAATTACAAATGTTTTGAATTATCCAGTCACAAGCAATGCAACTAGGAAAGTCTAAGAAAATACTTTTACATGAAACCAAAAATAAAGACCATCTGACCAACTTAATCTGAAGATATTACCACAATAGTAAAGAAACTAAGATGAAGCATTAATTCAAAACAGTAGAGAGTGGGTTGCTTGCTAAGTCTGGGTATTAACTGATCAGGTGAGATGGCAGTGCAACTGAACTTTACCGGAAGTGGCCACATTCTATTCAGAACTTCATTTCACTTCAGTAGTGTAAGAGAACTATAATTAACTAAACTGATTTCTCTCCCATTACAAGAACTTAACCAGATTTTCTGTGAAATCTTTAAATTGGTTACAATCAGTTCAAAGTTTCAACAGGAAACACTGCACTACTCCCACAAATTTCTGATGATTTTGCTAATGGCTGTTTCATTTAGTCACAATTAACTTACACTACTGTAAGGAATTTGATTTGCGAGTTTCAAAACAGAATCTCCCCCTCTGACTCTCAAAAAGTGAAAACAACAACACTGAATATCAAACAGCtgctaccattccactttcaacaAAACACCAATAAAAGCACAAAAATAACTTACATGGCTTTCTATGATGAAACACATACCACAAGAGCCtaacacaaagatgtaaacaaacagatagTGAACACAGAACAAAGTGCAGCCAAAACATGCCCCCAACAAACTGTCTTCCGCCTGAGCAAATTCCTCGTTTAATATTGCATGTTAGTAACAGACCGcccaaaataaaatttcaaaagaaatgattttacaatttgtttttgataaaaaaaattgctctggCATCTGACATTCTGAGATGACAATGACACCAGCAAAAACAAGTGAACACTTTGCAGTGATGTGTCAAGCTCTGCAATCTAATTTTTCTTTGATGCATCAACTTACCGTCTGCTTGGGGCTCCATAAGGATCCATTTCGTCACGATCGTACCTGTGGAGACAGATTAAATAATATATTTTAACAACAGTCATTGCAGTTCAGTTCACATGAATGACTCAAACACTATGAAAATATTTGAAGGTATCCAGCATAAAATTAAAGATCCTTAAgcaatggaaaaaataaaatttactgcTTTGTTGCACATACTACTGTAAAGCACTAAATGGAACTTTGCCAGAAATAATGTGGttcatgcgcgcgcgcgcacacacacgcacagaaaTTTTTATATGACAGATGGTGCAATACAGGTGGCAGTGTCAAAGAGAAATTAACAAACTGAGAGTTCAAAGTTTATCACTAACAGATTCAGCTGTCGACTTTGAAACAACTCCACTTTCATATACATATCCTTTCAACGAACAATGACAGTTTACACAAAAATGATCAATTTTAAGTGAAATCAGATGATCTCTATTTCAGAAGTCATTTTACAAACAGCATGGGCTAAAAGAAAAGTTATCTTACCCTGAACTTCCATATCCTGATGAAGGAGGAGGGGTACGCCTGCGATATATGTCTGAGCCCAATCTTGCGCCACCATATTCACTGCGACGCTCAAATGATGCAACCGGTGGAAGACTAGTTCGTTCATATGGACTACCCATTTCAGAGAAAGAACGTCGTTCATATGGTGCACGCATCATGTCTGGGTATGACCTCCTCTCTGCTTCCCTGAAATTAGCATGTGACAAGGTTAATTATTTACCATCAATGATATATTTAATAAAACAGACTAAGTATATTACAGAGCAACTAACACTATACTATAACCACACATACCTTTCCCTCGGACTAATCATGGGTGGAGGACCATGTGAAGGATAGTAATTATCATAACCACGTTCATAGCCCTCATAAAAGCCATTCCTCATGCTAGGTGGTGGTGCCATACCGGGTCGTCTTTCAAACTCTCTTGAATCCCTCATGTAAGGAGTTGCTCGTCCCATTCCTCTGAAACTACCTCGACCACGCATTGGTCCAAAACCCCCTCTGTAGCCTCCCCCTCTGCCACTTTTTTTCCCTGTAGATTGCTGAAAGCGCAGTAGTGAAATTAGTGtctacaaacttaattatatttaTCATGTAAGAAGCAAATGAATTACCTCCACACTAATCTGAACACCCATGAATTCAGCATTGTTTAGAGCTTCAATAGCAGCTGCAGCCATTTCCTCCGTTTTCATGTGCACAAACCCATACCTGTTCAGGATGTCACATTCAGTAACTACACCATACTGTTCAAAGAGAGCTCTTAACTCTTGAACCTGAGCATGTTCTGGCAAACGGCccacaaatatttttgttttctgaaacaaaagtagaaatgagaatagcaaatAACATTTGTAAATGTAAGACACTTTACCTTCTAAGGAGACTGACAAATCAGTCAATGGTTAAAAAGTGACTTCAGGCAAAAGACCTGAAAAACTGTTATTCAAAAGCACACTAAGAAATTTTCATCTTAAAGATATTCAGGGTATGTATCAAAGTTATCTTTGCAGTTACAATCATCAACCATATTAGCATCAGAACATGACAAAAAAAAgatcaaaatatttaattctgttttctgtacatgactgcaaaacatGGTACTATGATTGTCAGCTGAGTGCTTAAATGGTATTAATAGAGACAGGGATGGAAAACAAACTTAAGACTAAAATTACTGAACAATTTCATTACAAAAGCCAACTTTCCTGATTTGGACATAA
It encodes:
- the LOC124601329 gene encoding RNA-binding protein 4.1-like isoform X2, whose amino-acid sequence is MTDIRTSSTPPKTKIFVGRLPEHAQVQELRALFEQYGVVTECDILNRYGFVHMKTEEMAAAAIEALNNAEFMGVQISVEQSTGKKSGRGGGYRGGFGPMRGRGSFRGMGRATPYMRDSREFERRPGMAPPPSMRNGFYEGYERGYDNYYPSHGPPPMISPREREAERRSYPDMMRAPYERRSFSEMGSPYERTSLPPVASFERRSEYGGARLGSDIYRRRTPPPSSGYGSSGYDRDEMDPYGAPSRRYPAPSPLDRDLPPPRRY
- the LOC124601329 gene encoding RNA-binding protein lark-like isoform X1, whose protein sequence is MTDIRTSSTPPKTKIFVGRLPEHAQVQELRALFEQYGVVTECDILNRYGFVHMKTEEMAAAAIEALNNAEFMGVQISVEQSTGKKSGRGGGYRGGFGPMRGRGSFRGMGRATPYMRDSREFERRPGMAPPPSMRNGFYEGYERGYDNYYPSHGPPPMISPREREAERRSYPDMMRAPYERRSFSEMGSPYERTSLPPVASFERRSEYGGARLGSDIYRRRTPPPSSGYGSSGYDRDEMDPYGAPSRRLVLCHGGQAAAVLTISPNQHHL